In Saccharomyces paradoxus chromosome IV, complete sequence, the DNA window AATTTTGTCTTGCCGGTTTCATGCCTGCTGTTTGGACCATTGGTTCCTTTGATTCATGTGTCCATCAATCTGAAGAAGCCAAAGATGCCAAGAAATCAGTTCCCATTGGTATAATCGCATCTATCGCTGTTTGTTGGATTTTAGGTTGGTTGATTATTATCTGCTTGATGGCCTGCATTAACCCTGATATTGATAGCGTTTTGAACTCCAAGTATGGATTTGCTTTAGCTCAAATAATTTATGATTCtttaggaaaaaaatgggcCATCGCATTCATGTCATTGATCGCATTCTGTCAATTTCTAATGGGAGCTTCCATCACAACAGCTGTTTCTAGACAAGTTTGGGCATTTTCCCGTGATAACGGTTTGCCCTTATCGAAGTACATTAAAAGAGTGGACTCTAGATACTCGGTCCCTTTTTACGCTATTTTGGCTGCATGTGTAGGTTCCTTGATTTTAGGGCTACTATGTTTGATTGATGACGCCGCCACGGATGCACTATTTAGTTTGGCTGTCGCAGGAAATAATTTGGCATGGAGTACCCCTACAGTTTTCCGTTTGACATCAGGCAGAGATTTATTCAAACCCGGTCCATTTTATTTGGGTAAGTTCTGGTCTCCAATTGTTGCTTGGACTGGTGTTGCTTTCCAAGtgttcattattattttggttATGTTCCCCTCTCAACAGCATGGTATCACAAAATCTACAATGAATTATGCATGCGTTATTGGTCCCGGTATCTGGATCCTCGCAGCTATCTACTACAAAGtttacaagaagaaatactATCATGGTCCAGCAACCAATTTGTCGGATGATGATTATGCTGAGGCCGTTGGCGCTGATGTTATCGATACAATTATATCCAAACAAGAACCATAAAATGTTCAATGCTTTTATAAAGATTTTATATTCAGAGTTTATAAGGTCTA includes these proteins:
- the UGA4 gene encoding Uga4p (GABA (gamma-aminobutyrate) permease~similar to YDL210W) yields the protein MSMSSKNENKISVEQRISTDIGQAYQLQGLGSNLRSIRSKTGAGEVNYIDAAKSVNDNQLLAEIGYKQELKRQFSTIQVFGIAFSIMGLLPSIASVMGGGLGGGPATLVWGWFIAAFFILLVGITMAEHASSIPTAGGLYYWTYYYAPEGYKEIVSFVIGCSNSLALAAGVCSIDYGLAEEIAAAVTLTKDGNFDVTSGKLYGIFAGAVVVMCICTCVASGAIARLQTLSIFANVFIIILLFIALPIGTKHKMGGFNNGDFIFGKYENLSDWNNGWQFCLAGFMPAVWTIGSFDSCVHQSEEAKDAKKSVPIGIIASIAVCWILGWLIIICLMACINPDIDSVLNSKYGFALAQIIYDSLGKKWAIAFMSLIAFCQFLMGASITTAVSRQVWAFSRDNGLPLSKYIKRVDSRYSVPFYAILAACVGSLILGLLCLIDDAATDALFSLAVAGNNLAWSTPTVFRLTSGRDLFKPGPFYLGKFWSPIVAWTGVAFQVFIIILVMFPSQQHGITKSTMNYACVIGPGIWILAAIYYKVYKKKYYHGPATNLSDDDYAEAVGADVIDTIISKQEP